A genomic region of Micromonospora sp. NBRC 110009 contains the following coding sequences:
- a CDS encoding ISL3 family transposase, translating into MRSARVWAGLLGVEQAVVEDVEFDPAESVLVARVRVRKAARQRCPHCGRRCARYDAGVRRRWRALDLGVVRAVIEADAPRVSCPVHGVVVAAVPWARHGAGHTRAFDATVAWLAVHTTKSAVSRLMRISWRTVGSIVARVWADTGGLQDRYDGLRRIGIDEVSYKKGHRYLSVVVDHDTGRLVWAAPGKSAATLNAFFDLLGPQRTAAITHVSADGADWITTVIRRRCPNAVRCADPFHVVAWATDAVDRVRRQVWNEATGRGAGRRGVAIGEARMLKNTRWALWKNPENLTEGQRAKLDWIAKTHPRLHRAWALKEGLRCIFSLAKTSPTAAVEALDRWIGWARRSRIDIFIDLQRRVTRHRDAIIAAIEHGMSNGRIESVNAKIRLLTRMAFGFHSPDALIALAMLSLGGHRPQLPGR; encoded by the coding sequence GTGCGTTCTGCCAGGGTATGGGCTGGGCTGCTTGGGGTCGAGCAGGCGGTGGTGGAGGACGTCGAGTTCGACCCGGCCGAGTCGGTGTTGGTGGCTCGGGTGCGGGTGCGTAAGGCTGCTCGGCAGCGGTGTCCGCATTGCGGGCGGCGGTGTGCGCGGTATGACGCTGGTGTTCGTCGTCGGTGGCGGGCGTTGGATCTGGGCGTGGTGCGGGCGGTGATCGAGGCGGACGCGCCTCGGGTGTCGTGTCCGGTGCATGGGGTGGTGGTCGCGGCGGTCCCGTGGGCTCGTCATGGGGCGGGGCATACTCGGGCGTTCGACGCGACGGTGGCGTGGTTGGCGGTGCACACCACGAAGTCGGCGGTGTCGCGGTTGATGCGGATCAGTTGGCGCACCGTGGGGTCGATCGTGGCGCGGGTGTGGGCAGACACCGGTGGTCTGCAGGACCGGTATGACGGGTTGCGTCGTATCGGTATTGACGAGGTCAGCTACAAGAAGGGCCACCGGTATCTGAGCGTCGTGGTGGATCACGACACCGGTCGGCTGGTGTGGGCTGCGCCGGGCAAGAGCGCGGCGACGCTGAACGCGTTCTTCGACCTGCTCGGCCCGCAGCGCACGGCCGCGATCACCCACGTGTCCGCCGACGGCGCCGATTGGATCACCACGGTCATCCGTCGTCGCTGCCCGAACGCCGTCCGCTGCGCCGACCCGTTCCACGTCGTCGCTTGGGCCACCGACGCCGTCGACCGAGTTCGCCGGCAGGTGTGGAACGAGGCCACCGGCCGTGGGGCCGGCCGTCGTGGCGTCGCTATCGGTGAGGCCCGGATGTTGAAGAACACCCGCTGGGCGTTGTGGAAGAACCCGGAGAACCTGACCGAGGGTCAACGGGCCAAGCTCGACTGGATCGCCAAGACCCACCCCCGCCTGCACCGGGCATGGGCGCTCAAGGAAGGCCTGCGCTGCATTTTCAGCCTGGCCAAGACCAGCCCGACCGCCGCGGTCGAAGCCCTCGACAGGTGGATCGGCTGGGCCCGCCGCAGCCGCATCGACATCTTCATCGACCTGCAACGACGCGTCACCCGCCACCGCGACGCGATCATCGCCGCCATCGAACACGGCATGTCCAACGGCCGGATCGAGTCCGTCAACGCCAAGATCCGCCTACTCACCCGCATGGCCTTCGGCTTCCACTCCCCCGACGCCCTCATCGCCCTGGCCATGCTCAGCCTCGGCGGCCACCGGCCCCAACTCCCCGGCCGCTGA
- a CDS encoding caspase, EACC1-associated type, whose translation MLTTAPTRDPRRGSRAALIVATSSYLDPTFRGLRAPTSDATDLATVLSDPAIGNFQVTSLINPASQQLKVGVDEYLSERALGDLLVVYISGHGVRDARGRLYFVATDTLYSRLSATGVEALWLLDRLEECAATQQVVILDCCFSGAFAAGAKGGSDDLSRDLAELSARGRGRIVLTASRATEYSFEGQAVPGSTITGSVFTAGLIDGLKSSTAGLSNLGRISVEDAFRHACDFVQRHGVNQTPQRWSYGAEGTIWLAYAPRPKPTSPPSPYTAPEAGSDAAPELDVRHIASSPPNSKPRQSHQTPVPQRLPPSGGTVIGWGGRNPSLTRAFATVLEFGRLAVPAGLRGVTAISAGSRHALALTTDGSVLGWGENTFGQTRVPVRRLRGVRAIAAGGAHSLALCTDGTVAGWGNNNGGQAKTPKTVCQAVQVAAGGWHSLALLHDGTVAAWGENRDGQTRVPLGLQDIVSVAAGEAHSLALHVDGTVTAWGRNNYGQSSIPAAAVDVVTIAAGGSYSIALRRDGQIISWGRAPTGSAPRRLEGALGLSAGESHCLALGRDGVLHAWGDNSYEQCDIPHGLGELTAVSAGGTFSLALVAER comes from the coding sequence TTGCTCACCACGGCTCCAACGCGTGACCCACGGCGCGGATCTCGTGCCGCTCTGATCGTCGCGACCTCGTCCTATCTCGACCCCACCTTCCGCGGGCTGCGGGCCCCAACGAGCGATGCTACGGATCTTGCGACGGTTCTGAGCGATCCCGCCATCGGCAACTTCCAGGTCACCTCACTGATTAACCCGGCCAGTCAGCAGCTGAAGGTCGGCGTTGACGAGTACCTCTCTGAGCGCGCCCTCGGGGATCTGCTCGTCGTGTACATATCCGGCCACGGCGTCCGAGACGCGCGTGGCCGGCTGTACTTCGTGGCGACTGACACCCTCTACTCCCGACTCTCGGCCACCGGGGTCGAAGCGTTGTGGCTGCTGGATCGCTTGGAGGAGTGCGCCGCGACACAGCAGGTGGTTATCTTGGACTGCTGCTTCAGCGGGGCCTTCGCAGCGGGAGCCAAGGGCGGTTCTGACGACCTCTCCCGAGACCTCGCAGAGCTGTCGGCGCGGGGGCGCGGCCGGATCGTCCTCACCGCCTCCCGCGCGACCGAGTATTCGTTCGAGGGCCAGGCGGTGCCCGGCTCTACGATCACCGGATCCGTCTTCACCGCCGGCTTAATCGACGGGCTTAAGTCCAGCACGGCGGGCCTGAGCAACCTCGGGCGCATTTCGGTGGAGGACGCCTTCCGGCACGCCTGCGATTTCGTCCAGCGGCACGGCGTCAACCAGACGCCACAACGGTGGAGCTACGGCGCCGAGGGCACGATATGGCTGGCCTACGCGCCACGACCGAAACCCACGTCCCCGCCCTCGCCATACACCGCTCCCGAGGCAGGGTCCGATGCTGCCCCCGAACTCGACGTACGGCACATCGCCTCGTCGCCTCCCAATTCGAAACCCCGGCAATCACACCAAACCCCTGTACCGCAAAGGTTGCCGCCATCTGGAGGGACCGTTATCGGGTGGGGCGGCCGCAACCCGAGCCTGACCCGCGCCTTCGCCACTGTCCTCGAGTTCGGCAGGCTCGCCGTACCAGCTGGACTGCGCGGGGTAACGGCGATATCCGCCGGAAGCCGGCACGCGCTCGCACTGACCACCGACGGAAGCGTGCTGGGATGGGGAGAGAACACCTTCGGGCAGACTCGGGTCCCAGTGCGACGGCTCCGCGGCGTACGAGCGATCGCAGCCGGCGGCGCGCACAGCCTGGCGCTCTGCACCGACGGCACGGTTGCCGGCTGGGGCAACAACAACGGCGGCCAGGCAAAGACGCCGAAGACAGTCTGCCAGGCCGTCCAGGTAGCAGCGGGCGGCTGGCACAGCCTGGCGCTCCTGCACGACGGGACGGTCGCGGCCTGGGGCGAAAACCGCGACGGCCAGACGCGGGTACCCCTCGGGCTGCAGGACATTGTCTCCGTCGCCGCTGGCGAGGCGCACAGCCTCGCCCTGCACGTTGACGGCACCGTGACGGCGTGGGGGCGCAACAACTACGGCCAGTCCAGCATCCCCGCGGCGGCGGTAGACGTGGTCACCATCGCCGCAGGCGGCTCGTACAGCATCGCCCTGCGGCGCGATGGACAGATCATCTCGTGGGGCCGGGCACCCACCGGGTCCGCCCCGCGTCGTCTGGAAGGCGCGCTCGGGCTCTCCGCCGGTGAATCACATTGCCTGGCGCTCGGCCGCGATGGCGTGCTGCACGCCTGGGGTGACAACAGCTACGAGCAGTGCGACATCCCGCATGGCCTCGGGGAACTCACCGCGGTCAGCGCTGGCGGCACCTTCAGCCTGGCGCTGGTCGCCGAACGGTGA